A stretch of the Desulfobacter sp. genome encodes the following:
- a CDS encoding TatD family hydrolase yields the protein MILFDSHCHIDDKSYDPDLDQMMERAEKAGVRAMMVVGVDQATSLKAIEIAQAYDHVFTSVGVHPHDAIQCSGQVLDSLKELAQTRDCVKAWGETGLDFNRMFSPKPDQEACFCAQLAMAGSLDLPLIFHERDSKGRFYEILKSEGPAARRGVVHCFSGTKDEMFKYLDLGYYIGITGILTILNRGAYLRQIAPLIPEDRILIETDAPYLTPKPQKNKFRRNEPAFVASVLERLAQIKNTDPEALAEKIFKNTQDLYQVKI from the coding sequence ATGATTCTTTTTGATTCCCATTGCCATATTGACGACAAAAGCTATGACCCGGACCTGGATCAGATGATGGAGAGGGCCGAAAAAGCAGGCGTCCGCGCCATGATGGTGGTTGGGGTTGACCAGGCCACCTCTCTCAAGGCCATAGAAATTGCACAGGCCTATGACCATGTGTTCACCTCGGTGGGGGTTCACCCCCACGATGCCATCCAATGTTCGGGCCAGGTGCTGGACTCTCTCAAAGAACTGGCCCAGACCCGGGATTGTGTAAAGGCATGGGGGGAAACCGGGCTTGACTTTAACAGAATGTTTTCCCCGAAACCCGACCAGGAAGCCTGTTTTTGCGCACAACTGGCCATGGCAGGCAGCTTGGATCTGCCTTTGATTTTCCATGAACGGGATTCAAAGGGACGGTTTTATGAGATTCTCAAATCAGAGGGACCCGCAGCCAGAAGAGGGGTGGTCCATTGTTTTTCCGGTACCAAAGACGAGATGTTCAAATACCTGGATTTAGGCTATTATATCGGCATCACCGGCATACTCACCATATTGAACCGGGGAGCCTATTTAAGACAGATTGCTCCCCTTATCCCGGAAGACCGGATATTGATTGAAACCGATGCCCCCTATCTCACCCCCAAACCCCAGAAAAACAAATTCCGCCGCAACGAGCCTGCCTTTGTGGCATCGGTATTGGAGCGTCTGGCCCAAATCAAGAACACAGACCCAGAGGCCCTTGCCGAAAAAATCTTCAAGAACACCCAGGACCTTTACCAGGTTAAAATTTAA
- a CDS encoding MoxR family ATPase, with product MTKSPDARFQGAQQYVLDPELASIVNISMKLEMPLLLKGEPGTGKTMLAHAIAQTLDMPLIILNVKSSMKLVEALYQYDTLTRLNDSRFGDSSRDVSDIDEYIKMGKIGQAFCSDKRAVLLIDEIDKADTDFQDDMLDVLDQMQFDIIETDKRVSAQNRPVIIITSNAKKDLSDPFLGRCNFHHIAFPDPKMMRKIIRVHFQDIDTKLAENAIAAFYSLREIDGIEKKPATRELINWIRALNADPDFHAKDLVKGSMPFLGVLFKKSPDYEQAKNMTARRKLF from the coding sequence ATGACTAAATCCCCTGATGCCCGGTTTCAAGGGGCGCAACAATATGTTCTGGATCCGGAACTTGCCTCAATTGTCAATATATCTATGAAATTGGAAATGCCTTTGCTGCTCAAAGGAGAGCCCGGCACAGGCAAAACCATGCTGGCCCATGCCATTGCCCAGACCCTTGACATGCCTTTGATCATTTTGAATGTCAAATCCAGCATGAAGCTGGTGGAAGCCCTTTACCAGTATGATACCCTGACCCGGCTCAACGATTCCAGGTTCGGGGATTCTTCCCGTGATGTGAGCGACATTGACGAGTATATTAAGATGGGCAAGATCGGCCAGGCCTTTTGCTCAGATAAGAGGGCGGTGCTGTTAATTGACGAGATTGACAAGGCAGATACGGATTTTCAGGATGATATGCTGGATGTACTGGACCAGATGCAGTTTGATATCATTGAAACCGACAAGAGGGTTTCCGCCCAAAACCGCCCTGTGATCATCATCACTTCAAATGCCAAAAAGGATTTGTCAGATCCTTTTCTGGGCCGGTGCAACTTCCACCACATTGCCTTTCCCGATCCCAAGATGATGCGCAAAATCATCCGGGTTCATTTCCAGGACATTGACACCAAACTTGCTGAAAATGCCATTGCCGCCTTTTATTCTTTAAGGGAGATTGACGGAATTGAGAAAAAACCGGCCACACGGGAGTTGATCAACTGGATACGGGCCTTGAATGCAGACCCGGATTTCCATGCCAAAGACCTGGTCAAGGGGAGCATGCCCTTTTTAGGGGTGTTGTTTAAAAAGAGCCCGGATTATGAACAGGCCAAAAATATGACGGCCCGGCGTAAACTTTTTTAA